A genomic stretch from Nocardia wallacei includes:
- a CDS encoding ATP-dependent DNA ligase — MVSRRRFGSIEVELSNLDKVLYPATGTTKGEVIDYYTAIAPALLPHIAGRPVTRKRWPNGVAEPSFFEKNLASHAPGWLQRQTVEHSDRHVTYPVLDSVAGLAWLGQQAALEIHVPQWRFVRGERGPATRLVFDLDPGPGVGLDECARVALWIRETVRDAGLDAYPVTSGSKGIHIYVPLDRELTPSGASTVAKQLATGLEKLHPELVTATMAKAARPGKIFLDWSQNNPSKTTIAPYSLRGRTHPTVAAPRTWAEIEDRKRLRHLTFDEVLARWRDNGDVLSGLDPPLAEQATDPLSTYRSMRDPARTPEPVPAGPPGSGADNRFVIQEHHARRLHWDVRLERGGVLVSWAVPKGPPTTPKENRLAVHTEDHPLEYLDFHGTIPKGEYGGGEMTIWDTGTYETEKWREDEVIVHLHGSRLDGRYAFIQTNGNQWLMHLMKSEAPAQQPLPNGKPKPPTQFPHGLTPMLATTGDVSVLDTDEWSFETKWDGFRLIAEIEDGKVTLRSRAGNTVTGRYPRLAALGRELDGHRAVLDGEAVVFDDHGVANLGLLQADAARAVFVAFDVLYLDGTSLLRKRYSDRRRVLEALAGRAPSLVVPPQLDGPGAAALRYSQEHGLEGVIAKRKDSVYLPGKRGQSWVKSRNWRTQQVVIGGWRRSEARQFASLLVGVHHEGRLFYVGRVGTGFSEQEMSELATQLRRLQRKTSPFDNDLTPEERKDAVWATPNLTGTVRYMNWTEAGRMWHPAWIPATD, encoded by the coding sequence ATGGTGTCCCGCCGCCGGTTCGGGAGTATCGAGGTTGAGCTGTCCAACCTCGACAAGGTGCTGTACCCCGCCACCGGCACCACCAAGGGCGAGGTCATCGACTACTACACCGCCATCGCCCCCGCGTTGCTGCCGCACATCGCCGGGCGGCCGGTCACCCGCAAACGCTGGCCCAACGGGGTCGCCGAGCCCTCGTTCTTCGAGAAGAATCTGGCCTCGCACGCACCCGGCTGGCTCCAGCGGCAGACGGTCGAGCATTCCGATCGCCACGTCACCTACCCGGTGCTGGACTCGGTGGCCGGGCTGGCGTGGCTCGGACAGCAGGCCGCGCTGGAAATCCATGTGCCGCAATGGCGTTTCGTGCGGGGCGAGCGCGGTCCGGCCACCCGCCTGGTGTTCGATCTCGATCCGGGCCCCGGCGTCGGGCTCGACGAATGCGCCCGCGTCGCGCTGTGGATCCGCGAGACGGTACGCGACGCCGGGCTGGACGCCTACCCGGTCACCAGCGGCAGCAAGGGCATCCACATCTACGTCCCGCTGGACCGGGAACTCACCCCGAGCGGCGCGTCGACGGTGGCCAAGCAACTCGCCACGGGCCTGGAGAAACTCCATCCCGAGCTGGTCACGGCCACCATGGCCAAGGCCGCGCGGCCGGGCAAGATCTTCCTGGACTGGAGCCAGAACAATCCGTCCAAGACCACCATCGCCCCGTATTCGCTGCGCGGCCGCACCCATCCGACGGTCGCCGCACCGCGCACCTGGGCGGAGATCGAGGACCGTAAACGCCTGCGGCACTTGACCTTCGACGAGGTCCTGGCTCGCTGGCGGGACAACGGCGATGTGCTGTCCGGCCTGGATCCCCCGCTGGCGGAGCAGGCCACCGACCCGCTCTCCACCTACCGATCCATGCGCGACCCGGCCCGCACACCCGAGCCCGTACCCGCCGGGCCGCCCGGCTCGGGCGCGGACAACCGGTTCGTGATTCAGGAGCATCACGCCCGCCGCCTGCACTGGGATGTGCGGCTGGAGCGCGGCGGCGTGCTGGTGTCGTGGGCGGTGCCGAAGGGCCCGCCCACCACGCCGAAGGAGAACCGCCTGGCCGTACACACCGAGGATCACCCGCTGGAGTACCTCGATTTCCACGGCACCATCCCGAAAGGCGAGTACGGCGGCGGCGAGATGACGATCTGGGACACGGGCACCTACGAGACCGAGAAGTGGCGCGAGGACGAGGTGATCGTGCACCTGCACGGCTCCCGCCTCGACGGTCGCTACGCCTTCATCCAGACCAACGGCAACCAGTGGCTCATGCACCTGATGAAGTCGGAAGCTCCTGCGCAGCAACCACTTCCGAATGGCAAACCGAAACCGCCCACGCAGTTCCCGCACGGCCTGACCCCGATGCTGGCCACCACCGGCGACGTCTCCGTCCTCGACACCGACGAGTGGTCGTTCGAGACGAAATGGGACGGCTTCCGGCTGATCGCCGAGATCGAGGACGGCAAGGTCACCCTGCGCAGCCGCGCGGGCAATACGGTCACCGGCCGCTATCCGCGCCTGGCCGCCCTGGGCCGCGAACTCGACGGTCATCGCGCCGTACTGGACGGCGAGGCGGTGGTCTTCGACGATCACGGCGTCGCGAATCTCGGCCTGCTGCAAGCGGATGCCGCCCGCGCGGTGTTCGTGGCCTTCGACGTGCTGTACCTGGACGGCACCTCGCTGCTGCGCAAGCGCTACTCCGACCGGCGGCGGGTCCTGGAGGCGCTGGCCGGTCGCGCCCCGTCGCTGGTGGTGCCCCCGCAACTGGACGGCCCCGGCGCGGCGGCGCTGCGCTACAGCCAGGAGCACGGGCTGGAGGGCGTGATCGCCAAGCGCAAGGATTCGGTGTACCTGCCGGGCAAGCGCGGGCAGTCCTGGGTCAAGTCCCGCAACTGGCGCACCCAGCAGGTGGTGATCGGCGGCTGGCGGCGCAGCGAGGCGCGGCAGTTCGCCTCGCTGCTGGTCGGCGTCCACCACGAGGGCAGACTGTTTTACGTGGGCCGCGTCGGCACCGGCTTCAGCGAGCAGGAGATGTCCGAGCTGGCAACACAATTGCGCCGTCTGCAACGCAAGACCAGCCCGTTCGACAACGACCTCACCCCCGAGGAACGCAAGGACGCGGTCTGGGCCACCCCGAACCTCACCGGCACCGTCCGCTACATGAACTGGACCGAGGCGGGGCGCATGTGGCACCCGGCGTGGATTCCCGCCACCGACTGA
- a CDS encoding antitoxin: MSLLDTLKGLVGKGRDAASENAEKIHGVVDKAGSFIDEKTGGKYTDKIGKGTEAVKNAIPEQGQAKPGQGPATPPPPAPEPPADPGRPTP; encoded by the coding sequence ATGAGTCTGTTGGACACACTCAAGGGATTGGTCGGCAAGGGCAGGGACGCGGCCTCCGAGAATGCCGAGAAGATCCACGGTGTGGTGGACAAGGCCGGGAGCTTCATCGACGAGAAGACCGGCGGCAAGTACACCGACAAGATCGGCAAGGGCACCGAGGCAGTGAAGAACGCCATCCCCGAGCAGGGGCAGGCGAAACCGGGTCAGGGTCCGGCGACACCGCCGCCCCCGGCGCCCGAACCCCCGGCCGACCCGGGCCGCCCCACCCCCTGA